From Nicotiana tabacum cultivar K326 chromosome 20, ASM71507v2, whole genome shotgun sequence, one genomic window encodes:
- the LOC142174405 gene encoding uncharacterized protein LOC142174405, which yields MTELVGSYTASIQKLEMQMRDLSREQNSKQKGTLPSDTITNPKGSESGRTSHVMEITTRSGKVLQGEGEQVVEVEEFKKGVKVEEPSVVEIEKISKDVQVKKENWEEVKEKVKETPKTLPPIPRPPPLFPQRLAKKVDDSKLEKFYDILKQLLVNIAFVEAFQEMPGFAKYLKDLITKKKTTKNEVKEDPGDFNIPCTIGLHTFARALCDNEASINLMPLTIYKKAGLGMPRPTSMRLQMADRSIKRLVGIVDDVLVKVEKFHLPTDFVILDCAVDKEIPIILGRPFLATGRALMDSERNEIKFCVNDEEVTFQARNGMKLPHEHESISVIDVVDEVEDAVEMKMEEQCLSEALSAILVNFDGEDMEGYIESVNALERLGSYTYAPAKLSLDLENRATPPAKPSIIEPPQLELKSLPPHLRHKFLGSNDTLPVIISSLLNDVQVEQLLEVLKEHRQAIVWTITDIRGIPAGICEHKIQLEALEDQEKTAFTCPYGTFAFSRMPFGLCNAPTTFQRCMISIFSDMVEDFVEVFMDDFSVVGNSFEHCLNNLRQVLKRCEETNLVLNWEKCYFMVDEGIVLGHIISKRGIEVDRGKIEIISKLPPPTSVKGVRSFLGHAGFYRRFIKDFSKIANPMCKLLEKDAKFVFDEKCLKAFEELKQRLTTTPIIVPPDWSLPFELICDTSGVAVGGNAWPTSQQGSPPGLLCKQDTQWGANETHSN from the exons ATGACCGAGCTTGTTGGCTCCTATACCGCATCCATTCAAAAATTGGAGATGCAAATGAGAGACCTCTCTAGGGAACAAAATTCAAAGCAAAAGGGAACACTCCCTAGTGACACAATTACGAACCCAAAGGGTAGTGAGAGTGGCCGAACTTCTCATGTCATGGAAATTACTACTAGGAGTGGGAAGGTACTACAAGGAGAGGGTGAACAAGTGGTTGAGGTAGAAGAGTTCAAGAAAGGGGTTAAGGTTGAAGAGCCAAGTGTTGTCGAAATTGAGAAGATTTCGAAAGATGTGCAAGTGAAAAAAGAGAACTGggaagaggtaaaggaaaaggtaaaagagacaCCAAAAACTCTTCCACCTATTCCTAGACCTCCTCCTCTATTCCCTCAAAGACTCGCTAAGaaggttgatgatagcaaactcgaaAAGTTCTACGACATTCTCAAGCAATTATTGGTGAATATTGcatttgtggaagcatttcaagagatgccGGGTTTTGCTAAGtatttgaaagatttgatcaCCAAGAAGAAAACCACCAaaaatgaagtg aaagaagaccCGGGAGATTTCAACATTCCTTGTACCATTGGGTTACATACTTTTGCAAGAGCCCTTTGTGATAATGAAGCTAGCATCAACTTGATGCCTCTTACCATTTACAAGAAAGCAGGATTAGGTATGCCAAGGCCAACaagtatgagattgcaaatggccgatcgttcCATCAAACGACTGGTGGGAATTGTTGATGATGTACTTGTGAAGGTGGAAAAATTTCATTTACCCACCGACTTCGTAATCCTTGATTGTGCGGTTgacaaagagatccctatcatcttGGGGAGACCATTCCTTGCCACTGGAAGAGCACTAATGGATTCAGAGCGGAATGAGATCAAATTCTGTGTAAATGATGAAGAGGTTACATTCCAAGCAAGAAACGGTATGAAACTACCGCATGAGCATGAAAGCATCTCGGTGATCGATGTTGTTGATGAAGTAGAGGATGCGGTtgaaatgaaaatggaagaaCAATGCCTCAGCGAGGCACTGTCGGCTATTTTGGTGAACTTTGATGGTGAAGATATGGAGGGGTACATAGAATCGGTAAATGCATTGGAGAGGCTTGGGTCCTACACTTATGCTCCGGCAAAGCTCTCTCTCGACTTGGAGAATAGAGCCACTCCACCCGCAAAGCCTTCTATTATCGAACCTCCTCAACTAGAGCTCAAATCACTTCCACCACACTTGAGGCATAAATTTCTTGGCTCAAATGATACTTTACCGGTAATtatttcttctttgttgaatgatgtgcaggtagaacaattGTTGGAAGTCTTGAAGGAGCATAGGCAAGCCATTGTATGGACAATTACGGACATCCGTGGGATTCCTGCAGGAATTTGCGAGCACAAAATCCAACTGGAGG CAttggaggatcaagagaagacgGCATTTACTTGCCCCTATGGAACTTTTGCCTTTagccggatgccatttggtttatgcAATGCCCCGACTACTTTTCAAAGATGCATGATATCCATTTTCTCCGACATGGTAGAGGATTTTGtagaagtcttcatggatgacttctcggtggtagGTAATTCTTTTGAGCATTGTCTTAACAATCTTAGACAAGTGCTTAAgagatgtgaagagaccaaccttgtgctcaattgggagaaatgttaTTTCATGGTGGATGAGGGCATCGTGTTAGGGCATATAATTTCAAAGCGTGGCATAGAGGTTGACCGGGGAAAGATCGAGATTATTTCTAAGCTTCCTCCACCTACTTCCGTTAAAGGTGTTCGAAGTTTCTTGGGGCATGCCGGATTCTATaggcgtttcatcaaggatttttccaagattGCAAATCCTATGTGCAAACTCCTTGAGAAAGATGCCAAATTTGTGTTTGATGAGAAATGCCTCAAAGCCTTTGAGGAATTGAAGCAAAGGCTCACCACGACACCTATTATTGTCCCACCCGATTGGTCTCTTCCATTCGAGCTCATATGTGACACCAGTGGTGTAGCTGTTGGAGGCAATGCTTGGCCAACATCACAACAAGGTTCTCCacccggtctattatgcaagcaagacactcAATGGGGCGCAAATGAAACACACAGTAACTGA